From a single Nicotiana tabacum cultivar K326 chromosome 8, ASM71507v2, whole genome shotgun sequence genomic region:
- the LOC142163310 gene encoding uncharacterized protein LOC142163310, protein MHDFIIDEDSELWDVIYDGPFFHTEILGEPAVKVLKTRKDYNDADRKAIEKNFRVKKILVCGIGPDEYNSFSACQSAKEICEDLKIAHEGTTQVKQSKIDMQTTEYELFRIKDDESI, encoded by the coding sequence atgcatgattttatcatagATGAAGATTCAGAGCTATGGGATGTTATCTACGATGGCCCCTTCTTTCATACGGAGATCCTTGGTGAACCAGCAGTGAAAGTTCTCAAAACAAGAAAGGATTACAACGATGCTGACCGCAAGGCTATAGAGAAAAACTTTCGAGTAAAAAAAATCCTCGTCTGTGGTATTGGACCAGATGAGTACAATAGTTTTTCAGCCTGTCAATCTGCCAAGGAGATATGTGAAGATCTCAAAATAGCACATGAAGGGACAACTCAAGTCAAACAATCGAAGATTGATATGCAAACCACTGAATATGAGCTCTTTAGGATAAAGGATGATGAGTCCATTTAG